The window ACGGGCGCGCGACGTGCTGCGCACCGGGATGCTGCAGTCGCTGCGCACCGGCGACCCGGGACTGGCGAGGCGCATCTCGCGCGACGCGTGGGGGCCGATGCCGGTCGCCCCGATCGTCGTGGCGGTCACGGATGCCGCCGCCGCGGCATCCGACGCCCTCGGCGAACTGCTGGAGTTGCGTGCCGACGAGCGACGCGGCGCACTGTTCTACGGGCAGGGCGACGACGGCATGGTGCTGGCGGTCGCCGCGGCGGAGACGGAGATCCTCGATGAGGTCGCGACGCTGTTCGCGCTGGCCCTCGGGGTCTCCGCGCCGACCGGGTACGACGGGTTCGACGCCGCGCTCCAGCAGGCCCGCGTCGCCCGCGACCGCGGCGGACGAGGGGTGACGCACTTCGCGGATGCCTCGCGCACCGGCATCCTCTCTGCGCTGTCCACTCACGAAGGCCGGGCGCTCGCGTCGGCGCTGCTGCAACCGCTGGTGGCACACGACGCCGCCCACGCGACGTCGCTGGTGCCGACCCTGCGTGCGTGGCTGGATGCCGACTGCTCGCACGAGGCCGCGGCGCGCGCTCTCGGGGTGCACCGGCACACCGTGCGCACCCGGCTGGCCGCGGCCGAGGCCGCGCTCGGGCGGGATCTGGCGGCGTTCGCGTTCCGCGCCGAGCTGTGGGCCGCCTTCGCCGCGCTCGGCTGACCCGGCGGCCGTCGCGCGGCCCGTCACCCGGCGTCGTTCGGTCGTCGCATCCGGCCCTCCCGGGCGCGCTCGAGCGCGCATTCGTGACGACCGAGCCCCCGGGCTCCCCCACCGGGATCGCTCGGTCGTCGCATCCGGCCCTCCCGGGCGCACTCGAGCGCGCATTTGCGACGACCGAGCGCCCGGGCTCCCCCACCGGGATCGTTCGGTCGTCGCATCCGGCCCTCCGCACCGGAGCGGCTCGCGGCGGGGGGCGCCCCGCAGGGCAGCAGGCTCAGCGGGGGGCGTGGGCCTCGAGGAACTCGTACACCTCGGTCGTGTCCACCCCGGGGAACGCCCCCGTCGGCAGCGTCGCCAGCAGGGTGCGGGGCGTGCGCACGTTCGGCCACGACTGCTCGCGCCACGCGGACTCGAGGTCGGCCGGGGCACGCCGGCAGCACACCTCGACGGAATGCTTCGACACCCCGCGGTTGGTGGTGTCGCGCCCGAGGAACCACTTGGTGTCGTCGAAGCGCACCCCCACGCTCACCGAGTGAGCGCCTTCGCTGGATGCCTCCACGCGCGCGGTGCACCAATACGTGCCGTTGCCGGTGTCGGTGTACTGGTAGTACGGGTTGAAGTGGTCGTCGACGTCGAACACGACGCGGCTGGTCCACTTGCGACAGCACAGCTGCCCCTCGATGGAGCCGAGGCGGTCGGTCGGAAAGTTGACGTCGTCATTCTCGTAGGCCTTGGTGATCGTGCCCGACTCGTGCACCTTGAGGAAGTGCACCGGAATGTCCAGGTGCATCGTCGCGAGGTTGGTGAACCGGTGCGCGGCTGTCTCGTACGACACCGAATAGGTGTCCCGCAGGTCCTCGATCGACAGCGCCCGGCGCTGCTTGGCATCGTGCAGCGCCGGCACGACGTGGGCTTCGGGGATCAACAGCGCCCCGGTGAGGTAATTCGTCTCGACCCGCTGGCGCAGGAACTCGGCATAGCTGTGCGGCTCGGAGTGGCCGAGGATGCGACTGGACAGCGCTTGCAGCACGGCGGTGCGCGGGTCCGCCTTGGCGGTCACGCGGCTGGACAGGTACAGCCGGCCGTTCTTGATGTCGGCCACGCTGCGGGTGGTCTGCGGCAGATCCGGCACGTAGTGCAGCGTGAAGCCGAGGTGCGCGGCGATGTCGGATGCCGTGCGCTGCGTGATCGGTCCGCCGGGGTGCCCGACGGCGTCCAGGATGCCGCGGGCGTGCTGTTCCAGGTCGGGGAAGTAGTTGTTCTGCGTGCGCATCAGCCGCCGCAGCGCCACGTTCGCGCGGCGCGCCTCTTCGGGGGTGGCCGACCGCTCATCGCGGAGGCGCTCGATCTCGCCCTGCAGCGCCATCATCGCCTTCAGCACCTCGGTGGGCACGGTTTTGCCGACCCGGAACGGCGCGATCCCCAGCGCCTGGAACGTCTGCCCGCTCATCGCCCGCTCCAGCTGGATCTCCAGTGTCGAGCGCTCGTCCAGCGGCTCGGTCTCCAGCAGCGCGTCCAGCGACGTGTCCAGCGCCCGCGCGATCGCACGCAGCAGGGTGAGCTTGGGCTCACGCCGGCCGTTCTCGATCATCGACAGCTGGCTGGGCGCGCGCGCGACAGCACGTGCGAGTTCGTCGAGGGTCATCCCCCGCGCAGTGCGCAACTGCCGGATGCGCCGGCCCATCGTCAGCGGGTCCATCTCCTCATCGTCTGCGGTGACGGGCCCGGTCTGGCCATCGAGATGCGTGGTCATGCCGGGATTCTGTCACGAAAGCAGAAGTATCCCGAAAGTTCACCTCCCTCCTGGTCGTTTGCGGGGTCGAAGTTCACCGAATAGTGGAGGCACGACCTTCCGCACTCGTTCATAGGAGGACAGGACATGACACCTGCAACGGCCACCCCGATGCGTACGCGCACCGGCCCCATCTCCATCCAGACCTCCGAGCCGACGATCGCGGTCGCCGGCCGCATGGGCCCCCGCTACGACGAGGTCCTCACCCCCGAAGCCCTCGCGTTCCTCACCGACCTGCACCACCGCTTCGCAGCGCGTCGGCACGACAGGCTCGCCGATCGCCTCCGTCGCCGCTTCGAGATCGGCAACGGGCACGACCCGCGCTTCCGCGACGACACCCGCCACATCCGTGAGGACGGATCATGGCAGGTCGCCGGGGCGGGACCGGGTCTGGAGGACCGCCGCGTGGAGATCACCGGCCCCACCGACCCCAAGATGACGATCAACGCACTCAACTCGGGTGCGAAGGTATGGCTGGCCGATCAGGAGGACGCGACGAGCCCCACCTGGAAGAACGTCATCGAAGGGCAGTTGAGCCTGCGTGACGCGATCCGGGGCGAACTGGCGTTCACAAGCCCCGAGGGCAAGCGCTACGAGGTCACCGCCGAGCGCACCCCGACGATCGTGATGCGGCCTCGCGGCTGGCACCTGACCGAGCATCACCTCCGCTTCACCGACCGCTTCGGCCGCGAGATGGCGGCCTCCGGCTCCCTCGTCGACTTCGGCCTGTACTTCTTCCACAACGCCGCCCAGTTGATCGCGAACGGACGCGGCCCCTACGTCTACATCGCCAAGCTCGAATCGAGCGAGGAGGCCAAGCTGTGGGATGACATCTTCACCTTCAGCGAGCAATACATCGGCATCCCGCACGGCACGATTCGCGCGACGGTGCTCATCGAGACGCTGCCCGCGGCGTTCGAGATGGAGGAGATCCTCTACGAGCTGCGCGACCACTGCGCGGGCCTGAACGCCGGCCGCTGGGACTACATCTTCTCGATCATCAAGAACTACCGCGGCCGCGGGGCACGGTTCGTTCTCCCCGACCGCAGTGAGGTCACGATGACGGTGCCGTTCATGCGGGCCTACACCGAGCTGCTCGTGCAGACGTGTCACCGCCGCGGCGCATTCGCCATCGGCGGGATGAGCGCCTCCATCCCCAACCGGGGTGACCCCGAGGTGACCCAGCGCGCGTTCGAGAAGGTCGCCGCCGACAAGAAGCGCGAGGCCGGCGACGGCTTCGACGGCACGTGGGTGGCCCACCCCGACCTCATCCCGGTGGCCCGGGCCGAGTTCGACGCGGTGCTCGGCGACCGCCCCAACCAGGTGGACCGCCAGCGCCCCGAGGTGACCGTCACCGCCGCCGACCTGATCGACGTGCGCATCGGGCGCCCCATCACCGCCCAGGGCGTGCGCGACAACGTGTCGGTCGCGATCCGCTACATCGAGGCTTGGCTGCGGGGCCTGGGCGCCGTCGCGATCGACAACCTGATGGAGGATGCCGCGACGGCGGAGATCTCCCGCTCGCAGGTGTGGCAGTGGATCCACCAGGGCCTTTCCACCGCCGAGGGCGACCGCATCACCCGTGAGTACATCGAGTCGCTCATCAGCGAGGTGCTCGGCGAGGTCGGGCGGCGCGACGACGACCGGTTCGACGACGCCGCGGCCGTCTTCCGCGATGTCGCCCTCGGCCAGGACTTCCCGGCCTTCCTCACCCTCTCGGCCTACTCGAGATTCCTCGTCGAATCCGAGTAGTCCCCCACCGTCAGCCCGATGAAGGGAAAAGAAATGACCGCCTACCAGGACGACATCGACGCCATCCAGGCACTCAAGGTGGAGCACGGCTCCGCATGGGATGCCATCAACCCCGAGTCCGTGGCTCGCATGCGGGCGCAGAACCGCTTCAAGACGGGACTCGAGATCGCGCAGTACACCGCCGACATCATGCGCCGCGACATGGCCGAGTACGACGACGATTCGTCGGTCTACACCCAGTCGCTCGGCGTCTGGCACGGCTTCATCGGTCAGCAGAAGCTGATCTCGATCAAGAAGCACCTCAAGACCACGAACAAGCGGTATCTCTACCTCTCGGGGTGGATGGTCGCCGCGCTCCGCTCGCAGTTCGGCCCGCTCCC is drawn from Microbacterium sp. zg-B96 and contains these coding sequences:
- the aceB gene encoding malate synthase A, whose protein sequence is MRTRTGPISIQTSEPTIAVAGRMGPRYDEVLTPEALAFLTDLHHRFAARRHDRLADRLRRRFEIGNGHDPRFRDDTRHIREDGSWQVAGAGPGLEDRRVEITGPTDPKMTINALNSGAKVWLADQEDATSPTWKNVIEGQLSLRDAIRGELAFTSPEGKRYEVTAERTPTIVMRPRGWHLTEHHLRFTDRFGREMAASGSLVDFGLYFFHNAAQLIANGRGPYVYIAKLESSEEAKLWDDIFTFSEQYIGIPHGTIRATVLIETLPAAFEMEEILYELRDHCAGLNAGRWDYIFSIIKNYRGRGARFVLPDRSEVTMTVPFMRAYTELLVQTCHRRGAFAIGGMSASIPNRGDPEVTQRAFEKVAADKKREAGDGFDGTWVAHPDLIPVARAEFDAVLGDRPNQVDRQRPEVTVTAADLIDVRIGRPITAQGVRDNVSVAIRYIEAWLRGLGAVAIDNLMEDAATAEISRSQVWQWIHQGLSTAEGDRITREYIESLISEVLGEVGRRDDDRFDDAAAVFRDVALGQDFPAFLTLSAYSRFLVESE
- a CDS encoding helix-turn-helix transcriptional regulator, which translates into the protein MDPLTMGRRIRQLRTARGMTLDELARAVARAPSQLSMIENGRREPKLTLLRAIARALDTSLDALLETEPLDERSTLEIQLERAMSGQTFQALGIAPFRVGKTVPTEVLKAMMALQGEIERLRDERSATPEEARRANVALRRLMRTQNNYFPDLEQHARGILDAVGHPGGPITQRTASDIAAHLGFTLHYVPDLPQTTRSVADIKNGRLYLSSRVTAKADPRTAVLQALSSRILGHSEPHSYAEFLRQRVETNYLTGALLIPEAHVVPALHDAKQRRALSIEDLRDTYSVSYETAAHRFTNLATMHLDIPVHFLKVHESGTITKAYENDDVNFPTDRLGSIEGQLCCRKWTSRVVFDVDDHFNPYYQYTDTGNGTYWCTARVEASSEGAHSVSVGVRFDDTKWFLGRDTTNRGVSKHSVEVCCRRAPADLESAWREQSWPNVRTPRTLLATLPTGAFPGVDTTEVYEFLEAHAPR